The following are encoded in a window of Arthrobacter sp. OAP107 genomic DNA:
- a CDS encoding excalibur calcium-binding domain-containing protein, which yields MTAAPANATTVSFPNCDAAAAAGFVNIPAGAPGYAPRLDRDNDGIACERAAAGSGTTQVAPAPAVGNQVPAQVVQMPVGGAETGVAQPVNNGTEFLAIGGLAVAALAGSMIVRRRASVRA from the coding sequence ATGACAGCAGCACCGGCCAACGCCACGACCGTTTCCTTCCCGAACTGCGACGCAGCAGCGGCGGCCGGCTTCGTCAACATCCCGGCGGGCGCACCGGGGTATGCGCCGCGGCTCGACCGGGACAACGACGGGATCGCCTGTGAGCGTGCCGCCGCTGGCAGCGGAACCACGCAGGTCGCTCCGGCTCCGGCTGTCGGCAACCAGGTTCCGGCCCAGGTTGTACAGATGCCCGTAGGCGGCGCTGAGACCGGAGTTGCTCAGCCGGTGAACAACGGCACGGAGTTCCTTGCCATCGGCGGTCTTGCCGTAGCTGCTCTGGCCGGGTCGATGATCGTGCGTCGCCGCGCGTCCGTCCGGGCATAA
- a CDS encoding class F sortase: MPSASPTSTPQKVLPASDPVSISVPSVGIESELLSLGLKADGSVEVPPDGPGAPAGWYNGSPTPGELGPAVLLGHVNATDGGPGVFANLRQLKVGDLIMVARQDGTTSVFTFDHAEAYSKDAFPTQTVYGNTEGPELRLITCDGYDPATGLFDDNYVVFAKLVA, from the coding sequence GTGCCGTCAGCATCGCCTACCTCAACGCCGCAGAAGGTTCTGCCAGCTTCGGACCCGGTTTCCATCAGCGTTCCGTCCGTCGGCATCGAGTCCGAACTGCTAAGCCTCGGGCTCAAGGCTGACGGTTCCGTGGAAGTGCCGCCGGATGGTCCAGGCGCCCCGGCTGGGTGGTACAACGGTTCTCCGACGCCCGGCGAGCTTGGGCCCGCCGTCCTTCTGGGTCACGTCAATGCCACCGACGGTGGGCCGGGCGTCTTCGCAAACCTCCGCCAGCTCAAAGTGGGTGACCTGATCATGGTTGCCCGACAGGACGGCACGACGAGCGTTTTCACTTTTGATCACGCTGAGGCGTACTCCAAGGACGCTTTCCCGACACAGACCGTCTACGGGAACACCGAAGGGCCGGAACTTCGGCTGATTACCTGTGACGGTTACGACCCAGCGACAGGACTGTTCGACGACAACTATGTCGTCTTCGCAAAACTCGTTGCCTAA